The DNA segment CTAATCTGCAAGTTATTGTTCTCTGGCAAGTGTATATAGGAGGTCAGCAAACTTTTGAGTAAGGGCCTTTCTGCTATATCGCTGAATTCCCTTGGTAGAGATTTCATTCAAGGTATTTGTCCTCCATTTTCCAATTATATGCCGGAGTGCTTGATAAATCCTCTCCACATCCAAAATAGGTGCTGCCCATCCGATTCCATGCCTTTCGACAAATCTGCTGGCAATACCATCGTTGTCGAGTAGTAATATGGGTCTTTTAGAAGCCCAGGCTTCGTAAATTTTCCCGGGGATCAGTGTTGGAATAGGATAATTCAATACGAGATTTATGGCAGTTGATTTCAGTCTTTCTATAAATTCGGCCTTGGGGCAAAAACCAAGCAACCTAATACAACTGAGGAGATTATGTTCTCGAAGGTGCTTTATTTCTCTCTCTGGTATTTTGCCGGCAAATCTCAGTTCGATTTCCTTCCGGCGAATGAATCCTTCCTGAACGAGAATATCAAATGCTCTACAAAGACCGAGAATGGTTTTCGGTGCACGGCTGCCCCATCCTCCAGAATAGAAGAATGATAACCTACCGTCTTTGCTTGAATAAGCTGCTTGAGAACATTCTCTGAATTCTTCTAGGTCAACACCATTTGTTATCAACACAAATTTGCCTTCATGCGCTGGATATCTCTTTTGAAAATCTCTCCTGCTTGCATCTGTCACCAAGATTACTTTAGAAGCCGCACTAATTGCCTTCGCTTCGTCTCTTTTGATAAAATATCTAACCCAAGA comes from the Candidatus Lokiarchaeota archaeon genome and includes:
- a CDS encoding glycosyltransferase, with the translated sequence MKILMLCHTFPPYGQEGGSIRLVKFLKYLPKIDEDIHPIVVTRRSDLRYLYGEEKLCKGLLNEIPPNVRIERTGTFEPRWFRKKEEHLHLQKPRTEVLSSRQHGLLKNGYLTIKSILKRRLKAILNGLFMPDKARLWCPLMLKKAKKLLSTEGIAVIYATGPPFSVIYASRHLKKWFPNIPIILDIKDDIIDTVSYFARPSWVRYFIKRDEAKAISAASKVILVTDASRRDFQKRYPAHEGKFVLITNGVDLEEFRECSQAAYSSKDGRLSFFYSGGWGSRAPKTILGLCRAFDILVQEGFIRRKEIELRFAGKIPEREIKHLREHNLLSCIRLLGFCPKAEFIERLKSTAINLVLNYPIPTLIPGKIYEAWASKRPILLLDNDGIASRFVERHGIGWAAPILDVERIYQALRHIIGKWRTNTLNEISTKGIQRYSRKALTQKFADLLYTLAREQ